TATTTTCGAGGTCAGGACATTGTCCGGTCCGAAAATCTCACAGAGCTGTTGTTGAATTTCACGCGTTACCATAATTCACCTGATCCAATATCCAATGGGTGTGCTAAACAGCTTTCCCGATGGAGAGGAAGAACCGTCTTTTTTCCCCCTCCAGCGGCAATTCGGATTTCCGGAAAGCACAAACCGTGCAGATAGAGTGTTAGTGCTTATTCATCCGGGAAATTGACTCTTCGGCCAGAAACGTTCGCTATGATGTACAAGTAAAAGACTTTGCTATGGGATCACATCAATACTCCCGGAAGCCACATGGAAATTTCCGGAAAATACGTAATAAGCCCCATTACCACCAGCGAAGCGAAGAGGTAATACCAATTGGCCTTGACGACCTGCTCTATTTTCAGTTTAGTCAAACCGCAGGCAACAAAGAGGTTGACCCCGAGCGGTGGAGTAATCATACCGATCGCAAGGTTTGCTACCATGAGTACACCGAAATGAACCGGATTAATGCCCATCTCCATAATGACAGGGAAGAAAATCGGCGCCATGATGATAATGGCGGCATTGGTCTCCATGAAGGTACCGATAATCAGCAACATGATGTTTATAAAAAGCAGCAGCATGATGGGATTGCTGGTAATGCTGAGAAAAATCTCCGCTATCTGAGCGGGAATGGCCTCGCGTGTCAAAATCAGACCAAATGCCGAGGCCGTGGCAATGATCAGCATTACCAGGGCAGAGCTGACTGCGGATTTTTTTAATATCTCCGGAATATCAGCCCAGCTTAATTCCTTGTAGATGAAGATACCGACAAAAAGCCCGTAGACGACGGCCACATTAGCAGCTTCGGTGGGAGTGAAAATACCGCCGTAAATGCCGCCCAAAATGATTATGGGCATAAGCAGTGCAAGGATTGATTCCTTGAATGCGTAGCATATTTGTTTTGTTGATGCCTGTTGATCCCCCATATAATTGTTTCGGCGGGCAGTGATATAGGCAACGAGCATCAATGCCCCTCCGAAAAGCGCCCCGGGAATGAAACCCGCCATGAAGAGCTGGCCGATTGATGTTCCGGTGACTACGCCGAATGTGACCATGGGAATACTCGGTGGAATAATGACGCCAATATAGCCGGCCGAGGCCTGGGTTGCCGTGGCGAATTCTTTGGAATAGCCCTGGCGCACCATAGCTGGGATCATGATCGAACCGATTGCCGCCACTGTGGCTGGAGACGATCCTGAAATTGCGGCAAAAAACATTGATGCCAGTACTGTGACCAGTGCCAGCCCACCTGAAAGCGCCCCGACGATACTGCTTGCAAAGGCAATCAATCTCTTGGAAATTCCCCCTTTTTCCATGAGATTGCCGGCTATCATAAAGAAGGGAATGGCCATCAGGGGGAAGGAGTCTATTGAGGCGAAGAGCTTCTGTCCAACCACGATGAGCGGCACGGAATCACTGACCACAATAGAGACGATGGCGGCCAGACAAAGACTTGCTGCGATAGGAACATTGCAGATAACCAGGAGGATGAAAACCCCGAAAAGTACATACATCATAGATCCACCTCACCTTCTTTTTTCCATTTGGCGTATGTGGCTTGCATGAAGCGGATACTCATCATGACGGCGCCGACAGGTACTGCAAGATAGGGTATGTACATCGGGATCTCCATGGCGGGAGAGACCTGCCCCATTTCATAGATGCTAAATACGACCTGGAGCGACAGGACCAACACCATGACGCAGAAGATTTGCGTAAGCAGGCCCGAGACGATGGTCATCACACGCCGCACATTTGGTGGGAATAAATTGACGAAGACCTCCACTCCTAT
This window of the Desulfopila inferna genome carries:
- a CDS encoding TRAP transporter small permease → MDLKIARLSLWLDRFEKGAVTALLGTMIVVVFLQVFFRFVIKGSLPWSEELSRYIMVWAVFFGASMGAKSGAHIGVEVFVNLFPPNVRRVMTIVSGLLTQIFCVMVLVLSLQVVFSIYEMGQVSPAMEIPMYIPYLAVPVGAVMMSIRFMQATYAKWKKEGEVDL
- a CDS encoding TRAP transporter large permease — its product is MMYVLFGVFILLVICNVPIAASLCLAAIVSIVVSDSVPLIVVGQKLFASIDSFPLMAIPFFMIAGNLMEKGGISKRLIAFASSIVGALSGGLALVTVLASMFFAAISGSSPATVAAIGSIMIPAMVRQGYSKEFATATQASAGYIGVIIPPSIPMVTFGVVTGTSIGQLFMAGFIPGALFGGALMLVAYITARRNNYMGDQQASTKQICYAFKESILALLMPIIILGGIYGGIFTPTEAANVAVVYGLFVGIFIYKELSWADIPEILKKSAVSSALVMLIIATASAFGLILTREAIPAQIAEIFLSITSNPIMLLLFINIMLLIIGTFMETNAAIIIMAPIFFPVIMEMGINPVHFGVLMVANLAIGMITPPLGVNLFVACGLTKLKIEQVVKANWYYLFASLVVMGLITYFPEISMWLPGVLM